From a region of the Merismopedia glauca CCAP 1448/3 genome:
- a CDS encoding ArsR/SmtB family transcription factor, translating to MNDNILNPSKIIVLGFHALSDPMRVQVLELLRSQELCVCELCDRLGTTQSKLSFHLKTLKEAGLVGSRQQGRWIYYSLNLAQFIALEEYIASYRRFSTVLPTRYCAETD from the coding sequence ATGAATGATAATATCCTTAACCCATCAAAAATTATTGTTTTAGGGTTCCACGCTTTATCCGATCCGATGCGGGTGCAGGTATTGGAATTGCTGCGATCGCAAGAGTTATGCGTGTGCGAGTTATGCGATCGCTTAGGCACTACCCAATCTAAACTCTCTTTTCACCTCAAAACCCTGAAAGAAGCTGGTTTAGTTGGCTCAAGGCAGCAAGGACGCTGGATCTACTACAGCTTAAATCTGGCTCAATTTATCGCTCTCGAAGAGTACATCGCCTCTTATCGTCGTTTCAGTACGGTTTTGCCGACTCGCTATTGTGCGGAAACAGATTAG